One Methylomarinovum tepidoasis DNA window includes the following coding sequences:
- a CDS encoding isoaspartyl peptidase/L-asparaginase family protein, producing the protein MQPILALVILMLSACQPASSPVTLVVHGGAGRIVAGEMSPEVERAYRDVLSEALERGLAILESGGTAVEAVVAAVQAMEDSPLFNAGRGAVLNAEGVAEMDAAVMDGVSRRAGAVAAVRTIRNPVVAAWRVMIASPYVLLVADGAEHFAADQGLAIEPPAYFVTERRYRQWQRAYDTVGAVALDRHGRLAAATSTGGIAGKRYRRVGDSALIGAGTYADERVAVSATGQGEYFIRTVTGHAISARLHHTGQSLAQATKAALAEVARLGGEGGLIALDRDGHIAMPFNTEGMYRGYIRAEENPQVFLYGH; encoded by the coding sequence ATGCAACCGATTCTTGCCCTGGTCATACTGATGCTGAGCGCCTGTCAACCCGCATCTTCGCCGGTCACGCTGGTCGTTCACGGAGGCGCCGGCCGTATCGTCGCCGGCGAGATGAGCCCCGAGGTCGAACGCGCCTATCGCGACGTCCTTAGCGAAGCTCTGGAACGGGGCCTGGCCATTCTCGAGAGCGGCGGCACCGCCGTGGAGGCGGTGGTGGCCGCCGTGCAGGCGATGGAGGATTCCCCCCTGTTCAATGCCGGCAGGGGGGCGGTCCTCAACGCCGAGGGAGTGGCGGAAATGGACGCGGCGGTGATGGACGGCGTCAGCCGTCGGGCCGGTGCGGTGGCGGCGGTGCGAACGATCAGAAATCCCGTCGTCGCCGCCTGGCGGGTGATGATCGCCTCCCCCTACGTGCTGCTGGTGGCGGACGGTGCCGAGCATTTCGCCGCCGATCAGGGACTGGCCATCGAACCACCGGCATACTTCGTCACCGAACGCCGCTACCGCCAGTGGCAGCGGGCCTACGACACCGTCGGCGCGGTCGCTCTCGACCGCCACGGCCGTCTGGCCGCCGCCACCTCCACCGGCGGCATCGCCGGCAAACGCTACCGCCGCGTGGGAGACTCCGCCCTCATCGGGGCCGGCACCTATGCCGACGAGCGGGTGGCGGTGTCGGCCACCGGCCAGGGGGAGTACTTCATCCGCACCGTCACCGGCCATGCCATCTCGGCCCGGCTGCATCACACCGGCCAATCACTGGCCCAGGCCACAAAGGCGGCGCTGGCGGAGGTCGCCCGCCTCGGTGGCGAGGGCGGTCTCATCGCCCTCGACCGCGACGGCCACATCGCCATGCCTTTCAATACCGAGGGCATGTACCGCGGCTACATCCGCGCCGAGGAAAACCCCCAGGTGTTCCTCTACGGCCATTAA
- the dapB gene encoding 4-hydroxy-tetrahydrodipicolinate reductase, which translates to MTIRVAIPGAGGRMGKTLVQAVAAADDMTLAVATARPGSPDIGKDAGELAGVGRLGVPLKAAIGPEDEFDVLIDFTLPQACAQFVELCRHRGKRLVIGTTGLGDADKELIEQAAETIPVVLAPNMSVGVNLALKLLDLAARVLGDEVDVEIVEAHHRNKVDAPSGTALRMGEVVAAALGRDLARCAVYGRQGHTGPRDRNTIGFATLRAGDIVGEHTVMFAGEGERLEITHKASSRMTFARGALRAARWLMGQAPGLYDMQDVLGLKD; encoded by the coding sequence ATGACGATTCGAGTCGCCATCCCCGGCGCCGGCGGGCGCATGGGCAAGACCCTGGTGCAGGCCGTGGCCGCGGCCGACGACATGACCCTGGCGGTCGCCACCGCCCGGCCCGGTTCGCCCGACATCGGCAAAGACGCCGGGGAACTGGCGGGCGTCGGCCGTCTGGGGGTACCCCTGAAAGCGGCCATCGGCCCGGAAGACGAGTTCGACGTTCTCATCGACTTCACCCTGCCGCAAGCCTGTGCTCAGTTCGTGGAATTGTGCCGCCACCGCGGCAAGCGCCTGGTCATCGGCACCACCGGCCTGGGCGATGCGGACAAAGAACTGATCGAACAAGCGGCGGAAACCATACCCGTCGTCCTGGCTCCCAACATGAGCGTGGGGGTGAACCTGGCCCTCAAGCTGCTGGATCTGGCCGCGCGGGTGCTGGGGGACGAGGTGGACGTGGAGATCGTCGAAGCCCATCACCGCAACAAGGTGGACGCCCCCTCCGGCACAGCCCTGCGCATGGGCGAGGTGGTGGCCGCGGCCTTGGGAAGGGATCTGGCCCGGTGCGCCGTCTATGGCCGTCAGGGTCACACCGGGCCCCGCGACCGTAACACCATCGGCTTTGCCACCCTCCGCGCCGGTGACATCGTCGGTGAGCACACGGTGATGTTCGCAGGAGAAGGGGAGCGGTTGGAGATCACCCACAAGGCTTCGAGCCGGATGACCTTCGCCCGGGGGGCGCTGCGGGCCGCGCGCTGGCTGATGGGCCAGGCCCCCGGCCTGTACGACATGCAGGACGTCCTCGGGCTCAAAGATTGA
- the hxlA gene encoding 3-hexulose-6-phosphate synthase, which produces MAKKVMIQVALDTLDPQVTLDLAAKTAPYIDIIEIGTPCVKYNGISLVKEMKAKFPDRKVLADLKTMDAGEYEARPFFEAGADITTVLGVAELATVKGVIKAAHDNNGWAQVDMICVPDIVATAKAAAEAGADILGVHTGLDQQAAGQTPFADLGKLTALGLNVMISCAGGIKPETVADVVKAGADIVVVGGAIYGADDPAAAAKQMRELVDKAAAEV; this is translated from the coding sequence ATGGCGAAAAAAGTAATGATTCAAGTCGCGCTGGATACTCTGGATCCGCAGGTGACTCTGGATCTGGCGGCGAAAACCGCTCCTTACATCGACATCATCGAAATCGGCACCCCGTGCGTGAAGTACAACGGCATTTCCCTGGTCAAGGAAATGAAGGCCAAGTTCCCGGATCGCAAGGTTCTGGCCGACCTGAAGACCATGGACGCCGGTGAATACGAAGCCCGTCCGTTCTTCGAAGCCGGCGCCGACATCACCACCGTGCTGGGTGTCGCCGAGCTGGCCACCGTCAAGGGCGTGATCAAGGCCGCCCACGACAACAACGGTTGGGCCCAGGTGGACATGATCTGCGTGCCGGACATCGTCGCCACCGCCAAGGCAGCCGCCGAAGCTGGCGCTGACATCCTGGGCGTGCATACCGGTCTGGATCAGCAGGCTGCAGGTCAAACCCCGTTCGCCGATCTGGGCAAGCTGACCGCACTGGGTCTGAACGTGATGATCTCCTGCGCCGGCGGCATCAAGCCGGAAACCGTCGCGGACGTGGTCAAAGCCGGCGCCGACATCGTGGTCGTCGGTGGCGCCATCTACGGTGCGGACGATCCCGCAGCCGCCGCCAAGCAGATGCGCGAACTGGTCGACAAGGCTGCCGCTGAGGTCTGA
- the dnaJ gene encoding molecular chaperone DnaJ, translating to MMAEDYYVILGVSRNASEAEIKRAFRKLAMKYHPDRNRDNPEAEEKFKQIKEAYDVLSDPQKRAAYDQFGHAGVHGGAGGAGPGGFNAETFSDIFGEVFEDLFGMGGRSRGSRNRPRRGTDLRYNLEITLEEAVAGTEVEIRVPTLVVCDECGGSGARPGSAPVPCSLCHGHGVVRMQQGFFSVQQTCPQCQGTGQEIRSPCPACRGQGRVQKTKTLMVTIPPGVDTGDRIRLAGEGEAGESGGPPGDLYVQIHVKPHPIFTREGSDLHCEVPISFTTAALGGELEVPTLDGKVMLKIPAETQTGTLFRLRGKGVKPVRGGPRGDLICRVRVETPVNLNREQIELLRQLDASLKGGGSRHSPQEHGWFDGVKQFFEKLTGKEKEHE from the coding sequence ATCATGGCAGAAGATTATTACGTCATTCTCGGGGTGTCCCGCAACGCCAGCGAGGCGGAGATCAAACGCGCCTTCCGCAAGCTGGCGATGAAGTACCATCCGGACCGCAACCGCGACAATCCGGAGGCCGAGGAGAAGTTCAAGCAGATCAAGGAGGCTTACGACGTCCTCAGCGATCCCCAGAAGCGGGCCGCCTACGACCAGTTCGGCCATGCCGGCGTCCACGGCGGGGCCGGCGGCGCAGGTCCGGGGGGCTTCAATGCCGAGACCTTCAGCGACATCTTCGGCGAGGTGTTCGAGGATCTGTTCGGCATGGGCGGCCGGAGCCGCGGGAGCCGCAACCGGCCGCGGCGCGGCACCGACCTGCGCTACAACCTGGAGATCACCCTGGAAGAGGCGGTGGCGGGCACCGAGGTGGAAATCCGGGTGCCGACCTTGGTGGTGTGCGACGAGTGCGGCGGCAGCGGCGCCCGTCCCGGCAGCGCGCCGGTTCCCTGTTCCCTGTGCCACGGGCACGGGGTGGTGCGGATGCAGCAGGGTTTCTTCTCGGTGCAGCAGACCTGTCCCCAATGCCAGGGCACGGGGCAGGAGATCCGCAGTCCCTGTCCGGCCTGCCGGGGCCAAGGCCGGGTGCAGAAGACCAAGACCCTGATGGTCACGATCCCGCCCGGGGTCGATACCGGCGACCGCATCCGCCTGGCAGGAGAAGGGGAGGCAGGCGAGAGCGGCGGCCCGCCGGGGGATCTGTACGTGCAGATCCACGTCAAGCCCCATCCGATCTTCACCCGTGAAGGCAGCGATCTCCACTGCGAGGTGCCGATCAGCTTCACCACCGCCGCCCTGGGCGGTGAGCTGGAAGTGCCGACCCTCGACGGCAAGGTGATGCTCAAGATCCCGGCGGAAACCCAGACCGGCACCCTGTTCCGCCTGCGCGGCAAGGGCGTCAAGCCGGTCCGCGGCGGTCCCCGGGGAGATCTGATCTGCCGGGTGCGGGTCGAGACGCCGGTGAACCTCAACCGGGAGCAGATCGAGCTGCTGAGGCAGTTGGACGCTTCCCTCAAGGGCGGCGGCAGCCGTCACAGCCCCCAGGAGCACGGTTGGTTCGACGGCGTCAAGCAGTTCTTCGAAAAACTGACCGGAAAGGAAAAGGAGCACGAATGA
- the dnaK gene encoding molecular chaperone DnaK, with protein sequence MAKILGIDLGTTNSCMAILEGGKPRVIENAEGTRTTPSVVAFTKEGEELVGHPAKRQAITNPENTLFAIKRLIGRKFDDPVVKKDIDMVPYKIVPGPNGDAWVDVPAVGKKMAPPEISARVLRKLKQDAEAYLGEEIKEAVITVPAYFNDSQRQATKDAGRIAGLDVKRIINEPTAAALAFGLDKEKGDRKIAVYDLGGGTFDISIIEMADVEGERQFEVLATNGDTFLGGEDFDKRIIDYLVDEFKKDTGIDLRNDPLALQRLKEAAEKAKIELSSTQQTEINLPYITADATGPKHLNVKLTRAKLEALTEDLIEKTRQPCEQALKDAGLSASDIDDVILVGGQTRMPKVQEFVKQIFGKDPRKDVNPDEAVALGAAIQAGVLSGDVKDVLLLDVIPLSLGIETLGGVMTKLIEKNTTIPTKATQIFSTAEDNQTAVTVHVLQGEREMAKDNKSLGKFDLTDIPPAPRGVPQIEVTFDVDANGILHVSAKDKATGKEQSIVIRASSGLTEEEIQRMIRDAEEHAEEDRRFKELVTARNEADALIHATRKSLEELGDKVAAGDKERIEAVIKELEALVKGDDKDAIEAKTRQLAELAGKIAQQAYGAGGAAGAGGAAGGAGPEAGAGAQAGGEDVVDAEFEEVKDDDKK encoded by the coding sequence ATGGCAAAGATTCTGGGTATCGACCTGGGTACCACCAACTCATGCATGGCGATCCTCGAGGGCGGCAAGCCCCGGGTGATCGAGAACGCCGAAGGCACCCGCACCACCCCTTCCGTGGTCGCCTTCACCAAGGAAGGGGAGGAACTGGTCGGCCATCCGGCCAAGCGCCAGGCCATCACCAACCCGGAGAACACCCTGTTTGCGATCAAGCGTCTGATTGGGCGCAAGTTCGACGATCCGGTGGTGAAAAAAGACATCGACATGGTGCCCTACAAGATCGTCCCCGGTCCCAACGGGGATGCGTGGGTCGATGTGCCGGCGGTGGGCAAGAAGATGGCGCCGCCGGAGATTTCCGCCCGCGTGCTGCGCAAGCTGAAGCAGGACGCCGAGGCCTATCTGGGCGAGGAGATCAAGGAAGCGGTCATCACCGTACCGGCCTATTTCAACGACTCCCAGCGCCAGGCCACCAAGGACGCCGGCCGCATCGCCGGCCTGGATGTCAAGCGTATCATCAACGAGCCGACCGCCGCCGCCCTGGCCTTCGGCCTCGACAAGGAAAAGGGTGACCGCAAGATCGCCGTGTACGACCTCGGCGGGGGCACCTTCGACATCTCCATCATCGAGATGGCCGACGTGGAAGGCGAGCGCCAGTTCGAGGTGCTGGCCACCAACGGTGACACCTTCCTGGGTGGGGAGGATTTCGACAAGCGCATCATCGACTACCTGGTAGACGAATTCAAAAAGGACACCGGTATCGACCTGCGCAACGATCCGCTCGCCCTCCAGCGCCTCAAGGAAGCGGCGGAAAAGGCCAAGATCGAGCTGTCCTCGACCCAGCAGACCGAGATCAACCTGCCTTACATCACCGCCGACGCCACCGGGCCCAAGCACCTGAACGTAAAGCTGACCCGGGCCAAGCTGGAGGCGCTGACCGAGGATCTGATCGAAAAGACCCGCCAGCCCTGCGAACAGGCGCTGAAGGACGCCGGTCTGTCGGCTTCCGACATCGACGACGTGATCCTGGTGGGCGGTCAGACCCGGATGCCGAAGGTGCAGGAATTCGTCAAGCAGATCTTCGGCAAGGATCCACGCAAGGACGTCAACCCGGACGAAGCGGTGGCTTTGGGTGCAGCGATCCAGGCTGGAGTGCTGTCCGGTGACGTGAAGGACGTGCTGCTGCTCGACGTGATTCCGCTGTCGTTGGGGATCGAAACCCTCGGTGGGGTGATGACCAAGCTGATCGAGAAGAACACCACCATCCCGACCAAGGCGACCCAGATCTTCTCGACCGCCGAGGACAACCAGACCGCGGTGACGGTGCACGTGCTCCAGGGTGAGCGCGAAATGGCCAAGGACAACAAGTCCTTAGGCAAGTTCGACCTCACCGACATTCCGCCGGCGCCGCGCGGGGTGCCGCAGATCGAGGTGACCTTCGACGTGGACGCCAACGGTATCCTCCACGTCTCGGCCAAGGACAAGGCCACCGGCAAGGAGCAGTCCATCGTCATCCGCGCCTCCAGCGGTCTGACCGAAGAGGAAATCCAGCGGATGATCCGCGACGCCGAGGAGCATGCGGAGGAAGACCGCAGGTTCAAGGAGCTGGTGACCGCGCGCAACGAGGCCGACGCTCTGATCCACGCCACCAGAAAGAGCCTGGAGGAACTGGGCGACAAGGTGGCCGCCGGCGACAAGGAGCGGATCGAAGCGGTCATCAAGGAACTGGAAGCGCTGGTCAAGGGCGACGACAAGGACGCCATCGAAGCCAAGACCCGCCAGTTGGCGGAACTGGCCGGCAAGATCGCCCAGCAGGCCTACGGTGCGGGCGGTGCGGCCGGTGCCGGTGGGGCTGCCGGCGGTGCCGGTCCCGAGGCCGGAGCAGGTGCGCAGGCCGGTGGCGAGGACGTGGTCGACGCCGAGTTCGAGGAAGTCAAGGACGACGATAAGAAATAA
- the hxlB gene encoding 6-phospho-3-hexuloisomerase, with protein sequence MNPHRKLVLDKITEILSVTPDEYEDRLTAMVDAAEQVFVGGMGRSGLVTKFFVMRLMHAGYKAFVLGETVTPAIRKGDLFIVISGSGETGSMITNAKKAKEVGAKVVLITAKSSSTLAEIADEVLQIGTDESYAKVKGLPMGTMFELSTLIFLEAMVSHIIHEKGIPEEKMRERHANLE encoded by the coding sequence ATGAACCCTCATCGCAAACTGGTACTGGACAAGATCACCGAGATCCTGTCCGTCACGCCAGACGAATACGAAGACCGTCTGACTGCGATGGTCGATGCGGCCGAGCAGGTATTCGTCGGCGGGATGGGTCGCAGCGGGCTGGTTACCAAGTTCTTCGTCATGCGCCTGATGCACGCTGGCTACAAGGCCTTCGTGCTCGGTGAGACGGTGACCCCGGCCATCCGCAAGGGTGATCTGTTCATCGTCATTTCCGGTTCCGGTGAGACCGGTTCGATGATCACCAACGCCAAGAAGGCCAAGGAAGTCGGCGCCAAGGTGGTGCTGATCACGGCCAAGAGCAGCTCGACTCTGGCCGAGATTGCGGACGAAGTGTTGCAGATCGGCACCGACGAGTCCTACGCCAAGGTCAAGGGACTGCCCATGGGCACCATGTTCGAGCTCTCCACCCTGATCTTCCTGGAAGCCATGGTTTCTCACATCATCCACGAGAAGGGCATTCCGGAAGAGAAAATGCGCGAGCGTCACGCCAACCTGGAGTGA